A genome region from Acinetobacter lwoffii includes the following:
- the bfr gene encoding heteropolymeric bacterioferritin subunit Bfr yields the protein MKGNRDVINQLNQVLYHHLTAINQYFLHSRMFNDWGIEKLGSAEYKESIVQMKHADKIIERILFLEGLPNLQNLGKLYIGQHTQEVLHCDVRKVKENIEAIQKAVALAETQMDYVTRDLVQEILEKEENYLDWTTTQIDLIESIGIENYIQSQL from the coding sequence ATGAAAGGCAATCGTGATGTGATTAATCAGCTCAATCAGGTGTTGTATCACCACTTAACTGCCATTAACCAGTATTTCCTGCATTCGCGCATGTTTAATGACTGGGGCATTGAGAAACTGGGCTCGGCAGAATATAAAGAATCCATTGTTCAGATGAAACATGCTGATAAAATTATTGAACGTATTTTATTTTTGGAAGGTCTGCCAAATTTACAAAATCTGGGCAAACTGTATATCGGTCAGCATACTCAAGAAGTGCTGCATTGTGATGTGCGCAAAGTCAAAGAGAATATTGAAGCCATCCAGAAAGCTGTCGCACTGGCTGAAACCCAAATGGATTATGTGACGCGTGATCTGGTTCAGGAAATTCTAGAGAAAGAAGAAAATTATCTGGATTGGACAACGACACAAATTGATCTGATCGAAAGCATTGGCATTGAAAACTATATTCAAAGTCAGCTCTAA
- a CDS encoding RidA family protein, whose translation MSRQVIHTENAPAAIGTYSQAILVGDTLYLSGQIGLDPYSMELVEGIEAQIRRVFDNLKAVCEAAGGSLADIAKLNIFLTDLSHFQLVNQIMGEYFAQPYPARAALGVASLPKDALVEMDGIVIINQ comes from the coding sequence ATGTCCCGCCAAGTAATCCATACTGAAAATGCCCCTGCTGCGATTGGTACTTATTCGCAAGCCATTTTAGTGGGTGATACCTTATATCTATCAGGTCAAATTGGCCTGGATCCTTATAGTATGGAACTGGTTGAAGGCATTGAAGCGCAAATTCGCCGGGTGTTTGATAACTTAAAAGCAGTCTGTGAAGCCGCTGGTGGTTCTTTGGCAGATATCGCCAAACTGAATATTTTCCTGACCGATTTATCGCACTTTCAACTGGTCAATCAAATTATGGGTGAGTATTTTGCCCAACCCTATCCAGCACGTGCTGCTTTAGGTGTCGCAAGCCTGCCTAAAGATGCTTTGGTTGAAATGGATGGTATTGTCATCATTAATCAATAA
- a CDS encoding bacterioferritin-associated ferredoxin — translation MYVCLCRGITDQDIKDAIANGAESYRDVRDMLDLGTCCGRCAPEARMIISDEVSQIAARLAVAA, via the coding sequence ATGTACGTTTGTCTATGCCGTGGCATTACAGATCAAGACATTAAAGATGCTATTGCAAATGGCGCTGAAAGTTATCGTGATGTCCGCGATATGTTGGACTTGGGAACTTGCTGTGGCCGCTGTGCACCAGAAGCCCGTATGATCATCAGTGATGAAGTTTCACAAATTGCAGCACGGCTGGCAGTTGCAGCATAA